From Amphiura filiformis unplaced genomic scaffold, Afil_fr2py scaffold_23, whole genome shotgun sequence, a single genomic window includes:
- the LOC140143552 gene encoding uncharacterized protein → MPQGLNSRVLKKYMKIKKDLMALQGIHKLSDVRFELTIQYTDIGSKERRQIKDTSSRQITELSPQPPIVSAPVSSPAPTSPSTAGSSSGMRNDLFVLRDAEAKDISNTDVRYMLTDLVKKSEKRGKALFGKDEMKARWWPADLPWALKGDPREEKAKCWTDELKKALVACYKFYGCEDLLSESLLALLQQSDQHVQPPQASQPSENSAQLPDQSQQGLPAQPSQSSVNQLLDIGIHQEASQPNEDSAQLPDQSQQGLPAQPSQSSVNQPLYHTIDQDALLDIGIHQGLMNSTAHGSSDPVLIALQISGIRPDVEDADSMDLS, encoded by the exons ATGCCTCAAGGATTGAACAGCCGTGTTTTGAAGAAGTACATGAAGATAAAGAAGGACTTAATGGCTCTGCAAGGTATCCACAAGTTGTCTGATGTGAGATTTGAACTGACAATTCAATATACTGACATAGGGAGTAAAGAGAGGCGACAAATCAAGGACACGTCATCGCGCCAAATCACGGAATTGTCGCCCCAACCACCCATAGTTTCAGCACCGGTTTCATCTCCTGCGCCTACTTCACCATCAACTGCTGGATCATCATCTGGAATGCGTAACGATTTGTTTGTTCTCCGAGACGCAGAAGCTAAGGACATTTCGAACACCGATGTGAGATATATGTTGACGGACTTGGTCAAGAAAAGTGAAAAACGGGGCAAGGCCCTATTCGGCAAAGATGAAATGAAAGCACGATGGTGGCCCGCTGACCTTCCTTGGGCATTGAAAGGGGACCCGCGGGAAGAAAAAGCCAAATGTTGGACAGACGAACTTAAGAAGGCCCTTGTCGCTTGCTACAAATTCTATGGATGCGAAGACCTGCTAAGTG AGTCTCTACTAGCTCTACTGCAGCAGAGTGATCAGCATGTACAGCCACCACAAGCATCACAGCCAAGTGAAAACTCCGCTCAGCTACCTGATCAATCTCAACAAGGCCTGCCTGCACAACCATCACAGTCAAGTGTCAACCAACTTCTGGACATAGGAATACATCAAG AAGCATCACAGCCAAATGAAGACTCCGCTCAGCTACCTGATCAATCTCAACAAGGCCTGCCTGCACAACCATCACAGTCAAGTGTCAACCAACCTCTGTACCATACCATTGATCAGGACGCGCTGTTGGACATAGGGATACATCAAG GTCTGATGAACAGCACTGCACATGGAAGCAGCGACCCGGTTTTGATAGCTTTGCAGATTTCTGGAATTCGTCCCGATGTTGAAGATGCTGACTCGATGGATTTATCATAG
- the LOC140143553 gene encoding uncharacterized protein, with product MDSDIIQVLKKCSCKEKNSDSNNTIVIPPRKFYLCGLEDTQRVYQLESGQCILADCDIGTGHLKATHVILDKKTFHCVVEGLQTVIYLCRCPHGASQRDRLMPMCGLLASDFYDFLYQETSQQCCHAEAAARIFDFENVTRYVPAATLPTQVLPNIQQLSLEPLLVAVETDAGLQLLQHNRTKNIVCTCQQGKRHCVHKKLYDEWLAEQSIETDVSAPTDQLRDRRSVFMCISKEKVKTPLSPVQQELYRKYESGQKSFPVHLIPHISDETGCKHGHLWDSADPVEHGWVVGKATIYKEGCSMTHMCQDGIEQPITVYYRPSTGDCNCRLDYDGYHDLLLNLNNTDMVYYGVLFSYLHHMLEGRNPLAACHRAYSHSHIFLSGTKCIPLHKLRLAWNSFARLLDIEWTTGFVCPQCGDQPRIIVCDGTMLGCRKDLLHRLECETPSTEQTPMVGSKHRDRVYIADAKTRKLLAKYASLSKPVTPLTPDEYQELVNGLQHLGLTSLVNLLAQQNNGDSRIAPSSLASFLKDLARNGPASSLLQGVSSETVEKLKDLLARNVPIFQSEWYSSLFFVQREFPVIFKLLSKTHVNGYVPTTIQRLLTDVLNTSTKVFMQSSSRTYSSPTAEELFQNTGFFPALPKLHRKATYTIDKAGQDWTCRTQTECRKYAKGHPTLSPGIFTIFCPHGVCYGFQVMTRYESPEVPFDIFKTRFNVAPEVIIYDNACRLHAYCLNREPEFFRNSLFLVDRMHWHNHRSCSSGYNIDSYGDLLQLNQINTQVNEQANAGLARIKSQLAYMLPDNFIFHAALYLSFRNDKKKAAL from the exons ATGGACTCTGATATTATTCAGGTACTTAAAAAGTGCTCTTGCAAAGAAAAAAACAG TGACAGCAACAACACTATAGTCATACCACCTAGGAAATTTTACTTGTGTGGATTAGAAGATACGCAGAGAGTATACCAGCTGGAGAGTGGACAATGTATTCTTGCCGATTGCGACATAGGTACAGGTCACCTGAAAGCCACCCATGTAATCCTGGATAAGAAGACATTTCACTGTGTTGTAGAGGGATTGCAGACTGTCATATATCTATGTAGATGCCCGCATGGAGCCAGTCAGCGTGATCGGTTGATGCCGATGTGTGGTCTTCTTGCATCAGACTTCTATGATTTTTTATATCAAGAGACTTCTCAACAATGTTGCCATGCTGAAGCTGCAGCTAGAATTTTTGACTTTGAGAATGTTACCAGATATGTCCCCGCAGCCACTCTGCCTACACAGGTTCTTCCTAACATTCAACAGCTCTCACTTGAACCATTGTTGGTGGCAGTTGAGACGGATGCTGGACTGCAATTGCTGCAACATAACAGAACAAAGAACATTGTGTGTACATGCCAACAAGGGAAGCGTCATTGTGTTCACAAAAAACTTTATGATGAGTGGCTTGCGGAGCAGAGTATAGAGACAGATGTTTCAGCACCAACTGATCAGTTACGAGATAGACGGAGTGTGTTTATGTGTATTTCAAAGGAGAAAGTGAAGACACCACTCAGTCCAGTGCAACAAGAGCTCTACAG GAAGTATGAAAGTGGACAGAAAAGCTTTCCAGTGCACCTCATTCCGCACATCAGTGATGAAACCGGATGTAAGCATGGCCATCTATGGGATTCAGCTGATCCTGTTGAGCATGGATGGGTGGTTGGGAAGGCCACAATCTACAAGGAAGGCTGTAGCATGACTCACATGTGTCAAGATGGGATAGAACAACCAATCACTG TTTATTACAGACCCAGCACTGGTGACTGCAACTGCAGACTGGATTATGATGGTTACCATGACCTCCTGCTCAACCTGAATAACACTGATATGGTCTACTATGGTGTCTTATTTTCTTATCTACACCACATGTTAGAAGGGAGGAACCCACTTGCAGCCTGTCATCG aGCGTACTCTCACTCCCACATATTTTTAAGCGGAACGAAATGCATCCCGCTTCATAAGTTAAGACTAGCGTGGAACTCTTTCGCACGTCTGCTAGACATTGAATGGACGACAGGTTTTGTGTGTCCCCAGTGTGGAGACCAACCCCGCATAATTGTTTGTGATGGGACCATGTTAGGCTGCAGAAAAGACCTCCTACATAGGTTGGAATGTGAGACTCCATCCACTGAGCAGACTCCTATGGTAGGATCGAAGCATAGAGATCGTGTGTATATTGCAGATGCAAAAACCAGAAAACTGTTGGCAAAGTATGCTTCTCTTTCTAAACCTGTAACTCCCTTAACTCCGGATGAGTACCAAGAACTTGTTAATGGGCTGCAGCATTTGGGATTGACATCTTTGGTGAACCTTCTTGCACAACAGAACAATGGAGATAGTCGCATAGCACCGTCATCTTTGGCATCATTTCTTAAAGACCTAGCCCGAAATGGTCCTGCAAGCTCGCTTTTACAAGGAGTATCTTCAGAAACGGTTGAAAAGTTGAAAGATTTGCTTGCCAGAAACGTTCCAATCTTTCAAAGTGAATGGTATTCGTCGCTATTTTTTGTCCAGAGGGAATTTCCGGTTATATTCAAACTTTTGTCAAAGACTCATGTTAATGGATACGTCCCAACTACAATTCAGAGACTTCTAACAGATGTGCTAAATACTTCAACTAAAGTGTTCATGCAGTCAAGTTCTCGTACATATTCGTCACCCACAGCAGAGGAGTTGTTCCAAAACACAGGGTTCTTCCCAGCTTTACCAAAACTCCACAG GAAAGCGACTTATACCATAGATAAGGCAGGTCAAGATTGGACATGCAGGACACAAACAGAATGTCGAAAGTATGCCAAAGGACATCCTACACTTTCTCCAGGGATTTTTACCATCTTTTGTCCACACGGTGTGTGCTATGGTTTCCAGGTCATGACGCGTTACGAATCTCCCGAGGTTCCCTTCGATATCTTTAAGACTCGCTTCAATGTGGCACCTGAAGTTATCATTTATGATAATGCATGCAGACTCCATGCTTATTGTCTTAACAG GGAACCAGAATTCTTTAGGAACAGCCTCTTTCTTGTAGACAGGATGCACTGGCATAACCACAGAAGTTGTTCATCGGGGTATAACATCGATTCATATGGGGATCTATTACAACTGAACCAGATCAACACGCAGGTTAATGAGCAAGCTAACGCTGGTTTGGCAAGGATTAAGTCACAGCTTGCTTACATGCTTCCGGATAATTTTATCTTCCACGCGGCACTCTACCTATCTTTTCGAAATGACAAGAAAAAAGCAGCTTTATAA